Sequence from the Verrucomicrobiota bacterium genome:
TTCTTTCGGCACCGCACTTCTATCCTGCAATACCGTGATTCCTTTGGTTGCTGGAACTCCTTCAGGGAAACCCGTTTTTAGATAATAGATACCTGACCAGGTGAACCTTCCAGATGAATGAATATGAGCCACATTGTATCCTCCACTTCGATGCACAAGAGCCCAGGATTCAAATATCCAGTCCTCAAAATGCTGAGACTTAGGTTCAGACACAGTACTCTTAATCATATCTCCCAAGGCCTTATCCATATGACCTTTTAATTCCTGTACTGCGGCATTGTCCCACTTTAGAAACGACTTATTCGAACGCCAACTATCACCTCGATTGGTAGCGGCGGATGTTTCCGATGAACGCATTTTTTCATGAATACATTCTTCAAGCCGCGAATTCAGATCCGCGCAATCCGGGATTCGATAGCGAATAAGAGGAACCGGAAAAAGTAATTCAAGTTCACTTGATAGATGTGGAGGAAAGGACATTGATAAATTTGTTTCTCTAAAGGGTCATACGTGTTGATTTAATTCTAAGGGAAGATGAAACCACCCCTGATATGCTTCATTTTTGGGGAGCGGGAAATTTTCCACCCAGAATTAAATCCATTTTCTTGAATAATGAGCTGACTAATCCCTCTAACGGAGCACCCAAATCTCCATAAACCACAAATTCTTTTAACGTTATATTATGAACCGTGCTAACTCTTATGGATTTTCTGCCACGATGAACATTAATAATATGACCATCACTATTCCAACACCTTTTTTCCAAAGTCTGCATATCGAAAACTGTAGTTTACATTACTAACTCTTGGAAAGAGAATTCTCGGTAATAAGTAGCGCAGACCAGGACGCATATCCTCGACAAAGAACTGCGAATCGCATTTAAAACTAACGTTACTCAATCGACCTAATACTTATGAAATCTCGCAGCTTACTCCTAGGACTTTTTCTCCTTACCCCGTTTTTATGGTCCTGCCAGTCGAAGGATGAGGTATCATACAAAGGTAAAAGGGCTTTCTTTCTCATAGGTGAGCATGAATATGGAACTCCCGAAAGTTTGCCAGCGTTTGCCAAATCCCACCTGGAGCCCCTCGGCATTGAAAGCAGTTTCGTCTTTGCAGCTGGCAACGATCGAAATTCCCCACTCTGTCACAGCTTTGACGGAATCGCAGCGTTGGAAACAGCTGACATTTTAGTTCTAAGCACCCGGAGACGATTTCCGACCATAGAAGATATGGTGATCATTAGAAACTTTATAGATTCAGGTAAACCGGTAATCGGACTTCGCACAGCCAGCCACGCGTTCGGAGAAAGAGAAAAGGGAGAAGGCTATCAAGCTCCCGAGGGACACGCATCTTGGAACACTATCGATGTGGACATGCTCGGTGCTAAATATACAGGACACTACAAAGAAAAAGAAGGAAGCCCTCTGCAAGTCTCTGCCTGGATAGAAGAGTCGGCAACCAATCACTCCATCGTAAAAAATCTATCTTTCAAAGGCCCTATCGATATAGGAAACAAATTATACACCTACATTGAAAGGGATCCGGCCACCAATGTTCTACTTAGTGCTAAATGGGATGAGAATGAAGAAGCTCATCCGGTTGCATGGATCAACGAAAAAGGAGGCAAACGAATTTTCTACATGTCCCCGGGAA
This genomic interval carries:
- a CDS encoding ThuA domain-containing protein codes for the protein MKSRSLLLGLFLLTPFLWSCQSKDEVSYKGKRAFFLIGEHEYGTPESLPAFAKSHLEPLGIESSFVFAAGNDRNSPLCHSFDGIAALETADILVLSTRRRFPTIEDMVIIRNFIDSGKPVIGLRTASHAFGEREKGEGYQAPEGHASWNTIDVDMLGAKYTGHYKEKEGSPLQVSAWIEESATNHSIVKNLSFKGPIDIGNKLYTYIERDPATNVLLSAKWDENEEAHPVAWINEKGGKRIFYMSPGSLDEMATPEIKSLLKAAVLWGLDGVGD
- a CDS encoding TIGR02466 family protein, which produces MSFPPHLSSELELLFPVPLIRYRIPDCADLNSRLEECIHEKMRSSETSAATNRGDSWRSNKSFLKWDNAAVQELKGHMDKALGDMIKSTVSEPKSQHFEDWIFESWALVHRSGGYNVAHIHSSGRFTWSGIYYLKTGFPEGVPATKGITVLQDRSAVPKEVINNPDPFEREYKIAPEPGLLVMFPSTVWHYVEPFEGDEERITIPFNCSNPNFVTPFYKNMSDYLEVTKDNWAWRNLRGLMMLLDKNYLKSRIKEKMGRK